A genome region from Euzebyales bacterium includes the following:
- a CDS encoding FAD-binding oxidoreductase, with protein sequence MTGVLPVGIADHVIDELLAICGDDGVRVDRPARVNRTRVPAPFRVHRWAEHVPDVVVLPRSTEQTAEVVRLANRERIPVVPRAAGTGLTDGATPLRHGILLDVKRMNQIRDIDLVDRTVTVGPGISMLKLNEVLRPHGVIYPDDPASYPCSMVGGRIGTGGWSLIGARYGHTRDLVMSMTVVLPTGDVVQVGEGGGRKLRKASTGFSLKQLFMGHEGTLGVVTEATLELVPRPEVEFAAFFGYPDYRTAYASTGALAKSGFATLAGVVLFDEWKLAYLRRDDEAYIEQPESLRAVVALAAYGNRDEVTPAARALMRIGRETGGDYLGDEVSQGDWAARHDRYAIPLHGRAPDGQVVPMSWHCEDAALNYSVLPQVREEWHAIVARHRERYGIFDDWGMFAYTNGAYKPWGDYLVEIDVGIWEQRLDDEAWEGWVNCKREITEVTLKYGGSISACHGASREGDVEYVPTELGGAFDVMKQIKRTLDPNNVMNPGKYLLDQAYEETP encoded by the coding sequence ATGACAGGGGTGCTGCCGGTCGGCATCGCCGACCACGTGATCGACGAGCTCCTCGCGATCTGCGGCGACGACGGGGTGCGGGTGGACCGTCCCGCACGGGTGAACCGCACGCGTGTGCCGGCGCCCTTCCGGGTCCACCGCTGGGCCGAGCACGTCCCCGATGTGGTCGTGCTGCCGCGATCGACCGAGCAGACCGCCGAAGTCGTGCGGCTGGCCAACAGGGAACGGATCCCGGTCGTGCCACGCGCGGCAGGGACCGGCCTGACCGATGGCGCGACCCCGCTGCGGCACGGCATCCTGCTCGACGTCAAGCGGATGAACCAGATCCGCGACATCGACCTGGTCGACCGCACCGTCACGGTGGGGCCGGGCATCAGCATGCTCAAGCTCAACGAGGTGCTGCGTCCACACGGCGTGATCTATCCCGACGACCCCGCGAGCTACCCGTGCTCGATGGTCGGTGGACGCATCGGCACGGGCGGCTGGTCACTGATCGGCGCCCGCTACGGCCACACCCGCGACCTCGTCATGTCGATGACCGTCGTCCTGCCGACCGGCGACGTCGTGCAGGTCGGCGAGGGCGGCGGGCGCAAGCTGCGGAAGGCATCGACGGGGTTCAGCCTCAAGCAGCTGTTCATGGGCCACGAGGGCACGCTCGGCGTGGTGACCGAGGCCACCCTCGAACTGGTCCCCCGCCCGGAGGTCGAGTTCGCCGCCTTCTTCGGCTATCCCGACTACCGGACGGCGTACGCGTCGACCGGTGCGCTGGCGAAGTCCGGGTTCGCCACGCTGGCCGGGGTCGTGCTGTTCGACGAGTGGAAGCTTGCGTACCTGCGCCGCGACGACGAGGCCTACATCGAGCAGCCAGAGTCGCTCAGGGCGGTCGTGGCGCTGGCCGCGTACGGCAACCGTGACGAGGTGACGCCTGCGGCGAGGGCGCTGATGCGCATCGGCCGCGAGACGGGCGGCGACTACCTCGGTGATGAGGTGTCCCAGGGCGACTGGGCGGCACGCCACGACCGCTACGCGATCCCGCTGCACGGCCGCGCGCCCGACGGCCAGGTGGTGCCGATGTCGTGGCACTGCGAGGACGCCGCACTCAACTACAGCGTGCTGCCGCAGGTGCGCGAGGAGTGGCACGCCATCGTCGCGCGGCACCGCGAGCGGTACGGCATCTTCGACGACTGGGGCATGTTCGCCTACACCAACGGCGCCTACAAGCCGTGGGGCGACTACCTGGTCGAGATCGACGTCGGCATCTGGGAGCAGCGGCTCGACGACGAGGCGTGGGAGGGCTGGGTCAACTGCAAGCGGGAGATCACCGAGGTCACACTGAAGTACGGCGGGTCGATCAGCGCGTGCCACGGCGCCAGCCGCGAGGGTGACGTGGAGTACGTCCCCACCGAGCTGGGCGGCGCCTTCGACGTCATGAAGCAGATCAAGCGGACGCTGGACCCCAACAACGTCATGAACCCTGGCAAGTACCTCCTGGACCAGGCCTACGAGGAGACACCATGA
- a CDS encoding (Fe-S)-binding protein, with product MTDVDPVTETFVEQWRDHAYSCFSSGHKFCRNVCPVMGVTQDENHSPTAFHANVVAMEQGLVSLDDVARDYVHCTQCGACETRCPNTLMAGDFYRHRTRTVDLVKAMRALAVDNGIEQPGWKRWVDETVRVRSEPVLDVPVEQERVADWADGLDLPIGGETILFVDCEAAFYRTSLPRAVARILQAGGVAFGLMREQWCCGGPSREMGYVDTAREFARHNLTDWRESGVRRVIALDPHDYVSFTEDYAEYFGDDYDIEIVFITELVAELVRDGRLQLTNPIEAVVTYHDACRLNKRRGIFESPREILRAIPGVEFRDVDHVTQWSYCSGAGGGLAVERPDLTAAISNQRLDRAAALEVDTLVSACVWSERPLSKAGADRGIEVRDLMEMVAEAAGVSDDPPRRPGTAPGPAGDRSAQDGGPA from the coding sequence GTGACCGACGTCGACCCCGTCACCGAGACCTTCGTCGAGCAGTGGCGCGACCATGCCTACAGCTGCTTCAGCTCGGGGCACAAGTTCTGCCGCAACGTGTGCCCGGTGATGGGTGTCACGCAGGACGAGAACCACTCGCCAACCGCGTTCCACGCCAACGTCGTCGCGATGGAGCAGGGACTGGTCTCACTCGACGACGTCGCACGCGACTACGTCCACTGCACGCAGTGCGGGGCATGTGAGACGCGCTGCCCCAACACGCTGATGGCCGGGGACTTCTACCGGCACCGCACCCGCACGGTCGACCTGGTCAAGGCCATGCGGGCGCTGGCCGTCGACAACGGCATCGAGCAGCCGGGCTGGAAGCGGTGGGTCGACGAGACCGTCCGGGTCCGCAGCGAGCCGGTGCTGGACGTGCCGGTCGAGCAGGAACGGGTGGCCGACTGGGCCGACGGGCTGGACCTGCCGATCGGCGGCGAGACGATCCTGTTCGTCGACTGCGAGGCGGCCTTCTACCGCACGTCGCTGCCGCGGGCGGTCGCCAGGATCCTCCAGGCCGGCGGCGTCGCCTTCGGGCTGATGCGCGAACAGTGGTGCTGCGGCGGACCGTCCCGCGAGATGGGCTACGTGGACACCGCGCGGGAGTTCGCCCGGCACAACCTCACCGACTGGCGCGAGAGCGGCGTGCGCCGCGTGATCGCGCTGGACCCGCACGACTACGTCAGCTTCACCGAGGACTACGCCGAGTACTTCGGTGACGACTACGACATCGAGATCGTCTTCATCACCGAACTGGTCGCCGAGCTCGTCCGCGACGGCCGACTGCAGCTGACCAACCCGATCGAGGCGGTGGTGACCTACCACGACGCGTGCCGGCTGAACAAGCGCCGGGGGATCTTCGAGTCGCCGCGGGAGATCCTGCGCGCCATCCCGGGCGTGGAGTTCCGTGACGTCGACCACGTGACCCAGTGGTCCTACTGCTCGGGAGCGGGGGGTGGGCTGGCCGTCGAGCGCCCGGACCTCACCGCGGCCATCAGCAACCAGCGGTTGGATCGCGCGGCCGCCCTGGAGGTCGACACGCTGGTGTCCGCCTGCGTGTGGTCCGAGCGTCCGCTCAGCAAGGCCGGCGCAGACCGCGGCATCGAGGTCCGCGACCTCATGGAGATGGTCGCCGAGGCGGCGGGCGTCAGCGACGACCCCCCACGTCGCCCCGGAACGGCTCCCGGGCCCGCGGGTGACCGGTCCGCTCAGGACGGAGGTCCGGCATGA
- a CDS encoding HD domain-containing protein encodes MSARRRTVAFTRMQDGTAEEYALLAQIEQRDLDAFADRVLDWLRAMDLPAGYRVTRLEHSLQAATRAHRAGEDTETVVCVLLHDIGDVLGPANHSEVAAAVLRPYVSERNHWIVRHHGLFQGVYYFHHTGGDPHARERYRDHPYYQATVDFCADYDQCSFDPDYDWLPLTFFEPMVREVLARPTHATL; translated from the coding sequence GTGAGCGCGCGGCGGCGGACGGTCGCCTTCACGCGGATGCAGGACGGGACGGCCGAGGAGTATGCGCTGCTGGCCCAGATCGAGCAGCGCGACCTGGACGCCTTCGCCGACCGCGTGCTCGACTGGCTGCGCGCCATGGACCTGCCCGCCGGCTACAGGGTGACCCGTCTCGAGCACTCGCTGCAGGCCGCGACCCGGGCCCACCGGGCGGGGGAGGACACCGAGACCGTGGTGTGCGTCCTGCTGCACGATATCGGCGACGTACTCGGCCCGGCCAACCACTCGGAGGTCGCCGCCGCCGTGCTGCGGCCCTACGTGTCGGAGCGCAACCACTGGATCGTCCGGCACCACGGGCTGTTCCAGGGCGTGTACTACTTCCACCACACCGGGGGCGACCCGCACGCCAGGGAGCGGTACCGCGACCACCCCTACTATCAGGCGACGGTCGACTTCTGTGCCGACTACGACCAGTGCTCGTTCGACCCCGACTACGACTGGCTGCCGCTGACGTTCTTCGAGCCGATGGTCCGCGAGGTGCTCGCCCGACCGACACACGCCACCCTGTGA